A section of the Pseudomonas fluorescens genome encodes:
- a CDS encoding DNA-directed RNA polymerase subunit alpha, which produces MQISVNEFLTPRHIDVQVVSPTRAKITLEPLERGFGHTLGNALRRILLSSMPGCAVVEAEIDGVLHEYSAIEGVQEDVIEILLNLKGLAIKLHGRDEVTLTLSKKGSGVVTAADIQLDHDVEIVNPDHVIANLASNGALNMKLTVARGRGYEPADSRQSDEDESRSIGRLQLDSSFSPVRRIAYVVENARVEQRTNLDKLVIDLETNGTLDPEEAIRRAATILQQQLAAFVDLKGDSEPVVIEQEDEIDPILLRPVDDLELTVRSANCLKAENIYYIGDLIQRTEVELLKTPNLGKKSLTEIKDVLASRGLSLGMRLDNWPPASLKKDDKATA; this is translated from the coding sequence ATGCAGATTTCGGTAAATGAGTTCCTGACACCCCGCCACATTGATGTGCAGGTTGTCAGTCCAACCCGCGCCAAGATCACTCTCGAGCCTCTCGAGCGTGGTTTTGGCCACACCCTGGGCAACGCGCTGCGCCGCATCCTGTTGTCCTCAATGCCCGGCTGTGCAGTAGTCGAGGCCGAGATTGACGGTGTGCTCCACGAGTACAGCGCCATCGAAGGTGTACAGGAAGACGTAATTGAAATCCTGTTGAACCTTAAAGGTCTGGCTATCAAGCTGCACGGCCGTGACGAAGTTACGCTGACCTTGTCGAAGAAGGGTTCGGGGGTGGTTACCGCTGCCGATATTCAGCTGGATCATGATGTCGAGATCGTTAACCCCGATCACGTAATCGCTAACCTGGCGTCTAACGGCGCCCTGAACATGAAGCTCACTGTAGCTCGTGGTCGTGGTTATGAACCGGCCGACTCGCGTCAGAGCGATGAAGACGAAAGCCGCAGCATTGGTCGCTTGCAGCTTGACTCTTCGTTCAGCCCGGTTCGCCGTATCGCATACGTGGTGGAAAACGCCCGTGTCGAGCAGCGTACTAACCTGGACAAGCTGGTTATTGATCTGGAAACCAACGGTACTCTGGATCCTGAAGAGGCTATTCGTCGCGCTGCAACCATCCTGCAACAGCAGTTGGCTGCGTTCGTCGACCTCAAAGGTGACAGCGAACCAGTGGTAATCGAGCAGGAAGACGAGATCGATCCGATCCTGCTTCGCCCGGTTGACGATCTGGAACTGACTGTACGTTCGGCTAACTGCCTTAAGGCGGAAAACATTTACTACATCGGTGACCTGATTCAGCGCACTGAAGTAGAACTGTTGAAGACTCCGAACCTGGGCAAGAAATCCTTGACTGAAATCAAGGACGTTCTGGCCTCCCGCGGTCTGTCCCTCGGCATGCGCCTCGACAACTGGCCGCCTGCAAGTCTTAAGAAGGACGACAAGGCGACTGCCTGA
- the rpsM gene encoding 30S ribosomal protein S13, producing MARIAGVNIPDNKHTVISLTYIYGVGRTTAQKICAVAGVNPAAKIKDLSDEQIELLRGEVAKFTTEGDLRREINMKIKRLMDLGCYRGLRHRRGLPVRGQRTKTNARTRKGPRKPIRK from the coding sequence ATGGCCCGTATTGCAGGCGTTAACATTCCAGATAACAAGCACACTGTTATCTCGCTGACCTACATCTATGGTGTTGGTCGCACTACTGCGCAGAAAATTTGCGCAGTTGCTGGGGTAAACCCAGCCGCTAAGATCAAGGATCTGAGCGACGAGCAGATTGAATTGCTGCGTGGCGAAGTGGCGAAGTTCACCACTGAAGGTGACCTGCGTCGCGAAATCAACATGAAAATCAAGCGTTTGATGGACCTCGGTTGCTATCGCGGTCTGCGTCATCGTCGTGGTCTTCCAGTACGCGGTCAGCGTACCAAGACTAACGCGCGTACCCGTAAAGGTCCGCGTAAGCCGATCCGCAAGTAA
- the bfr gene encoding bacterioferritin — protein MQGHPDVIDYLNTLLTGELAARDQYFIHSRMYEDWGFTELYERINHEMEEEAQHADALMRRILMLEGTPRMRPDDLDTGTTVPEMLASDLRLEYKVRAALCKGIELCEKHNDYVTREILRVQLNDTEEDHTYWLEKQLGLIKLIGLENYLQSQF, from the coding sequence ATGCAAGGTCACCCCGACGTAATCGATTACCTCAACACGTTGCTGACGGGCGAACTGGCAGCTCGTGACCAATATTTCATTCACTCGCGTATGTACGAAGACTGGGGCTTCACCGAGCTCTACGAACGTATCAACCACGAAATGGAAGAAGAGGCACAGCACGCAGATGCGCTGATGCGCCGTATCCTGATGCTCGAAGGTACGCCACGTATGCGTCCTGACGACTTGGATACTGGCACCACCGTGCCCGAGATGCTCGCCAGCGATTTGCGCCTGGAATACAAGGTTCGCGCTGCGCTGTGCAAAGGCATTGAGCTTTGCGAGAAGCACAATGACTACGTGACCCGGGAAATCCTGCGTGTCCAGTTGAACGATACTGAAGAAGATCACACCTACTGGTTGGAAAAGCAGTTGGGTCTGATCAAGTTGATCGGCCTGGAAAACTATCTGCAATCGCAGTTCTGA
- a CDS encoding catalase — MSQNKTLTTASGAPVADNQNSRSAGPRGPLLIDDFHLIEKLAHFNRENIPERRVHAKGSGAYGTFTVTKDITQYSSAKLFETVGKQTPTFLRFSTVGGERGSADTERDPRGFALKFYTEEGNWDIVGNNTPIFFIRDPLKFPDFIHTQKRLPQSNLKSAQMKWDFWSHSPEALHQVTILFSDRGIPDGYRHMHGFGSHTYSLINANGERHWVKWHYKTKQGIKNLAPADAARLAGTDPDYAQRDLFEAIERGDFPKWRVCIQIMTEAQANAHYENPFDVTKTWSQKEFPLIEIGELELNRNPLNYFAEVEQAAFGPSNMVPGVGLSPDRMLQGRVFAYADAHRYRIGTNHQHLPVNASRSPVNNYQRDGSMAFGSNGGAAPNYEPNSYADAPKQAPKYAEPALALSGAADRYDHREDTDYYSHAGALFRLMSSEQKALLINNIAGAMAGVSSDVVQRQLRHFFKADPAYGEGIATALGVSLN; from the coding sequence ATGAGCCAGAATAAAACCCTTACAACCGCCAGCGGCGCGCCTGTTGCCGATAACCAGAACTCCCGTTCCGCAGGCCCGCGAGGGCCGCTGCTGATCGACGATTTTCATCTGATCGAGAAGCTTGCCCACTTCAACCGTGAGAACATTCCAGAGCGCCGTGTGCACGCCAAGGGCTCGGGAGCGTATGGCACCTTCACGGTCACCAAGGACATCACCCAGTACTCCAGCGCCAAGCTGTTTGAAACTGTTGGTAAGCAGACCCCTACCTTCCTGCGCTTTTCGACAGTCGGTGGCGAACGTGGTTCGGCAGACACTGAGCGCGACCCGCGTGGTTTTGCACTTAAGTTCTACACCGAAGAGGGTAACTGGGACATCGTGGGCAACAACACCCCGATATTCTTCATTCGTGATCCGTTGAAATTCCCGGACTTTATTCATACCCAAAAACGTCTGCCACAAAGCAACCTGAAAAGTGCACAGATGAAATGGGACTTCTGGTCGCATTCGCCTGAGGCACTGCACCAGGTCACCATCTTGTTCTCGGATCGTGGTATCCCGGACGGCTACCGTCACATGCACGGCTTCGGCAGCCACACCTATAGCCTGATCAATGCCAATGGTGAGCGTCACTGGGTCAAGTGGCACTACAAGACCAAGCAAGGCATCAAGAACCTGGCACCTGCCGATGCTGCTCGCCTTGCCGGCACTGATCCGGATTACGCCCAACGTGACCTGTTCGAGGCCATTGAGCGCGGTGACTTCCCAAAATGGCGCGTGTGCATCCAGATCATGACTGAGGCCCAAGCCAATGCTCATTATGAGAATCCTTTCGACGTGACCAAGACCTGGTCGCAGAAAGAGTTTCCGCTGATTGAGATCGGCGAGCTGGAGCTGAACCGCAACCCGCTGAACTACTTCGCTGAAGTTGAGCAGGCGGCGTTCGGTCCCAGCAATATGGTGCCGGGTGTCGGTCTGTCGCCGGATCGCATGCTGCAGGGGCGTGTGTTCGCCTACGCTGATGCTCATCGCTACCGTATCGGTACCAACCATCAGCACCTGCCGGTGAATGCTTCGCGCAGTCCGGTCAACAACTACCAGCGTGATGGCTCCATGGCATTTGGCAGCAACGGTGGTGCGGCTCCCAACTATGAGCCAAACAGCTACGCCGATGCACCCAAACAGGCTCCGAAGTATGCAGAGCCAGCCCTGGCGCTCAGTGGTGCGGCGGATCGTTACGATCACCGCGAAGACACTGATTACTACAGCCACGCCGGCGCTCTGTTCCGCCTGATGAGTAGCGAGCAAAAAGCGCTATTGATTAACAACATCGCCGGCGCGATGGCAGGGGTTTCCAGTGATGTGGTTCAGCGTCAGCTGCGACACTTTTTCAAGGCCGATCCGGCGTATGGAGAAGGAATCGCAACGGCGCTGGGTGTATCGCTTAACTAA
- the rplR gene encoding 50S ribosomal protein L18, with the protein MTDKKVTRLRRARKARLKMHELEVVRLCVFRSSQHIYAQVISADGNKVLASASTLDKELRDGATGNIDAATKVGQLVATRAKAAGVSQVAFDRSGFKYHGRVKALADAAREAGLEF; encoded by the coding sequence ATGACCGACAAAAAAGTTACTCGACTGCGTCGCGCTCGCAAAGCACGCCTGAAAATGCACGAACTCGAAGTCGTGCGTCTCTGCGTGTTCCGCTCGTCGCAGCACATCTACGCCCAGGTCATCTCGGCCGACGGCAACAAAGTCCTGGCAAGCGCCTCGACTTTGGATAAAGAACTGCGTGATGGTGCCACTGGCAACATCGACGCGGCCACTAAGGTTGGCCAGCTGGTCGCTACGCGTGCTAAGGCCGCTGGCGTCTCGCAAGTGGCTTTCGACCGCTCTGGCTTCAAGTACCACGGCCGCGTTAAAGCGCTGGCTGATGCTGCTCGTGAAGCTGGGCTGGAGTTCTAA
- the rpsK gene encoding 30S ribosomal protein S11 → MAKPAARPRKKVKKTVVDGIAHIHASFNNTIVTITDRQGNALSWATSGGSGFRGSRKSTPFAAQVAAERAGQAALEYGLKNLDVNVKGPGPGRESAVRALNGCGYKIASITDVTPIPHNGCRPPKKRRV, encoded by the coding sequence ATGGCAAAACCTGCTGCTCGTCCTCGTAAAAAAGTTAAAAAGACAGTGGTTGATGGCATCGCCCACATCCATGCATCTTTTAACAACACCATCGTGACCATCACCGACCGTCAAGGTAACGCGCTTTCTTGGGCTACCTCTGGTGGTTCGGGTTTCCGCGGTTCCCGCAAGTCCACCCCGTTCGCTGCTCAAGTAGCTGCTGAACGTGCTGGTCAAGCTGCGCTGGAATATGGCCTGAAAAACCTCGACGTTAACGTCAAGGGTCCAGGTCCAGGTCGTGAGTCTGCTGTCCGTGCTTTGAACGGCTGTGGCTATAAGATCGCCAGCATCACCGACGTGACGCCAATCCCGCACAACGGGTGCCGTCCGCCGAAGAAGCGCCGCGTGTAA
- the rpsE gene encoding 30S ribosomal protein S5 yields MSNNDQKRDEGYIEKLVQVNRVAKTVKGGRIFTFTALTVVGDGKGRVGFGRGKSREVPAAIQKAMEAARRNMIQVDLNGTTLQYAMKSAHGASKVYMQPASEGTGIIAGGAMRAVLEVAGVQNVLAKCYGSTNPVNVVHATFKGLKAMQSPESIAAKRGKSVKEIF; encoded by the coding sequence ATGTCAAATAACGACCAAAAGCGCGACGAAGGCTACATTGAGAAGCTGGTTCAAGTTAACCGCGTAGCCAAAACCGTTAAAGGCGGCCGTATCTTCACCTTCACCGCGTTGACCGTGGTTGGTGATGGTAAGGGCCGTGTTGGCTTCGGCCGTGGCAAGTCGCGTGAAGTGCCTGCTGCGATCCAGAAGGCAATGGAAGCTGCTCGTCGCAACATGATCCAAGTTGACCTGAACGGCACCACCCTGCAGTACGCAATGAAGTCCGCTCACGGTGCTTCGAAGGTGTACATGCAGCCTGCCTCTGAAGGTACCGGTATCATCGCTGGCGGCGCTATGCGTGCTGTCCTCGAGGTTGCTGGCGTTCAGAACGTTCTGGCCAAGTGCTACGGCTCGACTAACCCGGTAAACGTGGTTCACGCCACTTTCAAGGGTTTGAAGGCTATGCAATCTCCTGAATCCATTGCCGCCAAGCGTGGCAAAAGCGTCAAGGAGATCTTCTGA
- the rpmJ gene encoding 50S ribosomal protein L36 yields MKVRASVKKLCRNCKIIRREGVVRVICSAEPRHKQRQG; encoded by the coding sequence ATGAAAGTTCGTGCATCGGTGAAAAAGCTGTGCCGTAACTGCAAGATTATTCGCCGCGAAGGTGTTGTTCGAGTAATTTGCAGCGCGGAACCGCGTCACAAACAGCGCCAAGGCTGA
- the rpmD gene encoding 50S ribosomal protein L30 — MATVKVTLIKSMTGRIPNHKLCVKGLGLRRIGHTVEIQDTPENRGMINKAYYMLRVEG, encoded by the coding sequence ATGGCTACCGTTAAAGTAACGCTGATCAAAAGCATGACCGGTCGCATCCCTAACCACAAATTGTGCGTTAAGGGTTTGGGTCTGCGTCGCATCGGTCACACTGTAGAAATCCAGGATACTCCCGAGAATCGCGGGATGATCAACAAGGCTTACTACATGCTGCGTGTCGAGGGTTAA
- the secY gene encoding preprotein translocase subunit SecY, translating to MAKQGALSALGKGGMSELWARLRFLFLAIIVYRIGAHIPVPGINPDRLADLFRQNEGTILSLFNMFSGGALERMSIFALGIMPYISASIIMQLMSAVSPQLEQLKKEGEAGRRKISQYTRYLTVALALVQAIGMSIGLAGQGVAFTGDFGFHFVAVTTFVAGAMFMMWLGEQITERGVGNGISMLIFAGIVAGLPRAIGQSFESARQGDINIFALVAIGLLAVAIIGFVVFIERGQRRIAVHYAKRQQGRKVFAAQTSHLPLKVNMAGVIPAIFASSILLFPASLGAWFGQSEGMGWLQDISQSIAPGQPLNILLFSAGIIFFCFFYTALMFNPKDVAENLKKSGAFIPGIRPGEQSARYIDGVLTRLTLFGALYMTAVCLLPQFLVVAANVPFYLGGTSLLIVVVVVMDFMSQVQSHLVSHQYESLMKKANLKGYGSGMLR from the coding sequence ATGGCTAAGCAAGGTGCTCTCTCAGCGCTCGGCAAAGGCGGTATGTCTGAACTTTGGGCTCGTCTGCGTTTTCTGTTCCTGGCGATTATCGTCTACCGAATAGGCGCACACATCCCGGTTCCAGGTATCAACCCGGACCGACTCGCAGACCTGTTTCGACAGAATGAGGGGACCATTCTTAGCTTGTTCAACATGTTTTCCGGCGGCGCGCTGGAGCGGATGAGCATCTTTGCACTGGGGATCATGCCGTATATTTCGGCATCGATCATCATGCAGTTGATGAGCGCCGTCAGCCCGCAGCTGGAGCAGTTGAAGAAGGAAGGTGAAGCTGGTCGTCGCAAGATTAGCCAGTACACCCGCTACCTCACTGTCGCTCTTGCTCTTGTCCAGGCTATTGGCATGTCCATTGGTCTGGCGGGGCAGGGTGTAGCGTTCACTGGTGACTTTGGCTTCCATTTCGTCGCAGTAACCACGTTTGTGGCTGGTGCGATGTTCATGATGTGGCTGGGTGAGCAGATTACTGAGCGTGGTGTTGGCAACGGTATCTCGATGTTGATTTTCGCAGGTATCGTCGCCGGTCTTCCGAGGGCAATCGGGCAGTCTTTCGAGTCTGCACGTCAGGGTGATATCAATATCTTCGCCTTGGTTGCCATCGGTTTGCTGGCAGTAGCGATTATCGGTTTTGTGGTGTTCATTGAGCGTGGCCAGCGTCGTATTGCTGTTCACTACGCCAAGCGTCAGCAGGGCCGCAAGGTCTTCGCTGCGCAGACCAGCCACTTGCCGCTGAAAGTGAATATGGCCGGTGTTATTCCTGCTATCTTCGCGAGCAGCATTTTGCTGTTTCCGGCTTCGTTGGGTGCCTGGTTCGGTCAGTCTGAAGGTATGGGCTGGTTGCAGGACATCTCGCAGTCGATCGCTCCTGGTCAGCCGTTGAATATTCTGCTGTTTAGTGCAGGGATTATTTTCTTCTGCTTCTTCTATACGGCGTTGATGTTCAATCCGAAAGACGTAGCGGAAAACCTGAAGAAGTCCGGTGCCTTTATTCCGGGCATTCGTCCAGGCGAGCAGTCGGCGCGCTATATTGATGGCGTTCTGACCCGTTTGACCCTGTTCGGTGCTCTATATATGACGGCCGTGTGCTTGTTGCCCCAGTTCCTGGTGGTTGCAGCAAACGTTCCGTTCTACCTTGGCGGGACCTCGTTGCTGATCGTGGTCGTGGTTGTGATGGACTTCATGTCCCAAGTACAATCGCACCTCGTTTCGCACCAGTACGAATCCCTGATGAAGAAAGCCAACCTGAAGGGCTACGGCAGCGGCATGTTGCGCTGA
- the rplQ gene encoding 50S ribosomal protein L17, protein MRHRKSGRHLSRTSSHRKAMFQNMAVSLFEHELIKTTLPKAKELRRVAEPLITLAKTDSLANRRLAFDRTRSKAIVGKLFNDLGKRYATREGGYLRILKCGFRTGDNAPMAYVELVDRATAGEAVSAE, encoded by the coding sequence ATGCGTCATCGTAAAAGTGGTCGTCACCTGAGCCGTACCAGCTCGCACCGCAAGGCCATGTTTCAAAACATGGCGGTGTCGCTGTTCGAGCACGAGCTGATCAAAACTACACTGCCGAAAGCCAAAGAACTGCGTCGCGTTGCTGAGCCGCTGATCACTTTGGCCAAGACAGACAGCCTGGCTAACCGCCGTCTGGCTTTCGACCGTACTCGTTCGAAAGCTATCGTTGGTAAGCTCTTCAACGACCTGGGCAAGCGTTATGCTACCCGTGAGGGTGGCTACCTGCGCATCCTCAAGTGCGGTTTCCGCACTGGCGACAACGCGCCTATGGCGTACGTCGAGTTGGTTGATCGTGCTACTGCTGGCGAAGCTGTATCCGCCGAGTAA
- the rpsD gene encoding 30S ribosomal protein S4 yields the protein MARYIGPKCKLARREGTDLFLKSGVRAIESKCNIEAAPGIHGQRRGRQSDYGTQLREKQKVRRIYGVLERQFSGYYKEAAGKKGATGENLLQLLECRLDNVVYRMGFGSTRAESRQLVSHKSVSVNGQTVNVPSYQVRAGDVVAIREKAKNQLRIVQALDLCAQRGRVEWVEVDTEKKSGVFKNVPARSDLSADINESLIVELYSK from the coding sequence ATGGCTCGTTACATTGGTCCAAAATGCAAACTCGCTCGTCGCGAAGGCACCGATCTCTTTCTGAAGAGCGGCGTGCGCGCGATCGAATCGAAGTGCAACATTGAAGCAGCACCTGGTATCCACGGCCAACGCCGCGGTCGCCAGTCCGACTACGGCACCCAACTGCGTGAAAAGCAGAAGGTCCGTCGTATCTACGGCGTTCTCGAGCGTCAGTTCAGCGGCTACTACAAAGAAGCTGCTGGCAAGAAAGGTGCAACCGGTGAAAACCTGCTGCAACTGCTCGAATGCCGTCTGGACAACGTTGTATACCGTATGGGCTTTGGTTCGACTCGTGCCGAATCCCGTCAGCTGGTATCGCACAAATCCGTTAGCGTAAACGGCCAAACCGTTAACGTCCCGTCCTACCAGGTTCGTGCTGGTGACGTGGTCGCGATTCGCGAGAAAGCAAAAAACCAACTTCGCATTGTCCAAGCTCTCGATCTGTGTGCCCAACGTGGCCGCGTAGAATGGGTAGAAGTAGACACTGAGAAGAAGTCGGGCGTTTTCAAGAACGTTCCTGCTCGCAGTGATCTGTCCGCCGACATCAACGAAAGCCTGATTGTCGAGCTCTACTCCAAGTAA
- the rplO gene encoding 50S ribosomal protein L15 gives MKLNDLSPAPGSRREKHRPGRGIGSGLGKTGGRGHKGQTSRSGGTIAPGFEGGQQPLHRRLPKFGFVSLKAMDRAEVRLSELAKVEGDIVTVQTLKDANVINVNVQRVKIMLSGEVTRAVTIGKGIGATKGARSAIEAAGGKFEE, from the coding sequence ATGAAACTCAATGATCTGAGTCCAGCGCCGGGTTCCCGTCGCGAAAAGCATCGTCCGGGCCGTGGTATCGGTAGCGGTTTGGGTAAGACTGGTGGCCGCGGCCACAAAGGTCAAACCTCCCGCTCCGGTGGCACTATTGCTCCAGGCTTTGAAGGCGGTCAACAGCCGCTGCATCGTCGCCTGCCGAAGTTCGGTTTCGTTTCCCTGAAGGCCATGGACCGCGCAGAAGTGCGTCTGTCCGAGCTGGCTAAAGTGGAAGGCGACATCGTTACCGTGCAGACCCTGAAAGATGCCAACGTGATCAACGTCAACGTACAGCGTGTGAAAATCATGCTGTCCGGTGAAGTGACTCGCGCTGTCACTATCGGCAAGGGAATCGGCGCCACCAAAGGTGCGCGTTCGGCTATCGAAGCAGCTGGCGGCAAGTTCGAGGAATAA